The Amycolatopsis sp. 195334CR genome window below encodes:
- a CDS encoding type I polyketide synthase — MSVERISIVGIGLSYPDASSPDELWENVLAGRRAFRRLPDERMNREDYYSPDPEAPDRFYAEKAAVLRDFEFDRVKYKVAGSTFRTTDMTHWLALDVAARALADAGFPEGEGLPKLSTGVVLGNSLTGEFSRANIMRLRWPYVRRTVAAALAEKGWGEEDIATFLGELEVQYKAPFPEINEDTLAGGLANTIAGRICNYFDLGGGGFTVDGACSSSLLSIVTAANALVEHDVDVALAGGVDLSIDPFEVIGFAKTGALATGEMKVYDADSNGFWPGEGSGMVVLMREEDAIARGARIYATLAGWGVSSDGKGGITRPEAAGHRLALTRAYNRAGYGVESVSYFEGHGTGTALGDETEIIALSGARRDAAPDAEKAALGTIKGNFGHTKAAAGIAGLIKATLAVYHQVIPPGTGQNEPHPLLTADDATMYVPREAGLFPAGKEIRAGVSAMGFGGINSHVTVEQGPDVERREDLDERTRALVTGRQDAELLLLDAEDLTQLRDRVAELVSVAAKLSMAELTDLAGTLAGELSGGAARAAIVATNPEDAARKLDRLRGRLDGGESSVFSASEGIYAGNRNATPKIAYLFPGQGSGRGAVGAIRRRFTAAEEIFTQAGLPTDGDQVATEVAQPRIVTGSLAALRVLRGLGIEADTAVGHSLGELTALHWGGAMDEQQVLRLAGIRGKVMASASDGGGAMAGLQAEPNQAERFAEGEDVVIAGYNAPRQTVLSGPADAIDRVCEKARAQGVTATRINVSHAFHSPLVEPAAVAMTEQLEGIGFERLTRPVISTVTGDVLHAAENLAELLRDQIVQPVRFREAAAKAAERSDLVVEVGPGRVLSGLFSEIAPDTPVLSVDTDSGSLSAVLGVAGAAFALGAALDTAALFAGRAVRPLPLDGEMSFLESPCEAAPSIDLELLRSQQSAEAKATAAAQAASATETDPASSTLDLLRKLAAERVELPLETVTADTHPLDDLHLSSITVGQIVNDVTRALGRPPLEGMPNFATVCLGELAEMIDELAETAQRSDTDAPKGEVPGVAPWVRPFAVQYVRAPRPFADIGSGGSTADWTVYSTEDHPLAEPLRSALAAAGIGDGVLLCLPPDADESHVGLFLDAGRAVMGAPTGTRFVLVQQGLGASGLAKTLRLEDPSIRTTIVDLPDAAATNPLAVEEAMGFVVSEVASTIDFAEARYDAGGNRWVPVLKPLPAPPEDPGPSPLSAGDVLLVTGGGKGITAESALAIAKESGAKLALLGRSLPESDTELAENLDRMTAAGIDFRYESADVTSAEQIKDAVEKMQAELGAVTAILHGAGRNEPSALFSLTEDTFRKTLSPKIDGLRAVLAAVDEDKIKLLVTFGSIIGRAGLRGEAHYATANDWMTELTLRFGREHPNAKVLALEWSVWSGAGMGEKLGVVGALMRDGITPIPTENGIEMLRQVLADPDSPPVLVVCGRTGGLATLPVERQELPLTRFVDRAVVHYPGVELITEADLSAGSDPYLADHLLDGDLLFPAVIGMEAMTQVAAAVTGQNGPPVLENVEFLRPIVVSPGGSTTIRLAALARSGEAVDVVIRSEDTGFSADHFRARLRFPRPDLGAQPGAFADLNNPLPPVPVDPVTELYGTVLFQGKRFQKLTGYRRASARHAVAEVSTDSGHSWFAPFLPQQKLLADPGTRDTMMHAIQCCVPDATLLPQGIERLFLADPADQDVEYVVLDARERSQDGDTYVYDLDIREPGGDLVERWEGLSLRAVRKRDGAGPWTPSMLGSYLERACERVLGGTRAVVVEPDPLGVDVGATPERRAQTRLALSRAIGRPAEVQYRPDGKPETDGFEISASHSSRLTLAVAGFGQLTCDVETVVERTDDDWAGLLGSELLAVRDLLAAETGESVAAASTRVWSALECIRKTGEMTQALTVQQVHPDGWALLSSGEARIATWATTIEDRPDPVVFAVLEGEES, encoded by the coding sequence GTGAGTGTTGAGCGGATTTCGATTGTCGGCATCGGTCTCAGCTACCCCGACGCCAGTTCTCCGGACGAGCTCTGGGAGAACGTGCTGGCGGGGCGGCGAGCATTCCGCCGGCTACCCGACGAGCGGATGAACCGCGAGGACTACTACTCGCCGGACCCCGAAGCGCCGGACCGGTTCTACGCGGAGAAGGCCGCGGTGCTGCGGGACTTCGAGTTCGACCGGGTCAAGTACAAGGTCGCGGGCAGCACCTTCCGCACCACCGACATGACGCACTGGCTGGCGCTGGACGTGGCCGCCAGGGCGCTGGCCGACGCGGGCTTCCCCGAGGGCGAGGGCCTGCCCAAGCTGAGCACCGGCGTGGTGCTGGGCAACAGCCTCACCGGTGAGTTCTCCCGGGCGAACATCATGCGCCTGCGGTGGCCCTACGTCCGCCGCACGGTCGCCGCCGCGCTGGCCGAGAAGGGCTGGGGCGAGGAGGACATCGCCACCTTCCTCGGTGAGCTGGAGGTCCAGTACAAGGCGCCGTTCCCGGAGATCAACGAGGACACCCTGGCCGGTGGCCTGGCCAACACCATCGCCGGCCGCATCTGCAACTACTTCGACCTCGGCGGCGGCGGGTTCACCGTGGACGGTGCCTGCTCCTCCTCGCTGCTGTCCATCGTGACCGCGGCCAACGCGCTCGTCGAGCACGACGTGGACGTGGCGCTCGCCGGCGGTGTCGACCTCTCGATCGACCCGTTCGAGGTGATCGGCTTCGCCAAGACCGGCGCGCTGGCCACCGGCGAGATGAAGGTCTACGACGCCGACTCCAACGGGTTCTGGCCCGGCGAGGGCTCCGGCATGGTCGTGCTGATGCGCGAGGAGGACGCGATCGCCCGCGGCGCCCGCATCTACGCGACCCTGGCGGGCTGGGGCGTTTCCTCCGACGGCAAGGGCGGCATCACCCGGCCCGAGGCCGCCGGGCACCGCCTCGCCCTGACCCGCGCGTACAACCGCGCCGGGTACGGCGTCGAGAGCGTGTCCTACTTCGAAGGCCACGGCACCGGCACCGCGCTCGGTGACGAGACCGAGATCATCGCGCTGTCCGGCGCCCGCCGCGACGCCGCCCCGGACGCGGAGAAGGCAGCGCTCGGCACCATCAAGGGCAACTTCGGCCACACCAAGGCCGCGGCCGGGATCGCCGGGCTGATCAAGGCGACGCTGGCGGTCTACCACCAGGTGATCCCGCCGGGCACCGGGCAGAACGAGCCGCACCCGCTGCTCACCGCCGACGACGCCACCATGTACGTGCCGCGCGAAGCCGGGCTTTTCCCGGCGGGCAAGGAAATCCGCGCCGGTGTCTCGGCGATGGGCTTCGGTGGCATCAACTCCCACGTCACCGTCGAGCAGGGTCCGGACGTCGAGCGCCGCGAGGACCTCGACGAGCGCACCCGCGCGCTGGTCACCGGCCGCCAGGACGCCGAGCTGCTGCTGCTCGACGCCGAGGACCTGACCCAGCTGCGCGACCGCGTCGCCGAACTGGTCTCCGTCGCCGCGAAGCTGTCCATGGCCGAGCTGACCGACCTGGCGGGCACGCTCGCCGGTGAGCTCTCCGGTGGTGCCGCCCGCGCCGCGATCGTCGCCACCAACCCCGAGGACGCCGCGCGCAAGCTCGACCGGCTGCGCGGCCGCCTCGACGGTGGCGAGAGCAGCGTCTTCAGCGCGTCGGAGGGCATCTACGCGGGCAACCGCAACGCCACCCCGAAGATCGCCTACCTGTTCCCCGGCCAGGGTTCCGGCCGCGGCGCGGTCGGCGCGATCCGCCGCCGCTTCACCGCGGCCGAGGAGATCTTCACCCAGGCCGGGCTGCCCACCGACGGCGATCAGGTGGCCACCGAGGTGGCCCAGCCCCGGATCGTCACCGGCTCGCTGGCCGCGCTGCGTGTGCTGCGCGGGCTCGGCATCGAGGCGGACACCGCGGTCGGGCACAGCCTCGGCGAGCTGACCGCCCTGCACTGGGGCGGCGCGATGGACGAGCAGCAGGTGCTGCGCCTGGCCGGGATCCGCGGCAAGGTGATGGCCTCGGCCAGCGACGGCGGCGGGGCGATGGCCGGTCTGCAGGCCGAGCCCAACCAGGCCGAGCGCTTCGCCGAGGGCGAGGACGTGGTCATCGCCGGGTACAACGCCCCGCGCCAGACCGTCCTTTCCGGACCGGCCGACGCGATCGACCGGGTCTGCGAGAAGGCCCGCGCCCAGGGCGTCACCGCCACCCGCATCAACGTTTCGCACGCCTTCCACTCGCCGCTGGTCGAACCGGCCGCGGTGGCGATGACCGAGCAGCTCGAGGGCATCGGCTTCGAGCGGCTCACCCGCCCGGTGATCTCCACGGTGACCGGCGACGTGCTGCACGCCGCGGAGAACCTGGCCGAACTGCTGCGCGACCAGATCGTGCAGCCGGTCCGCTTCCGCGAGGCGGCCGCGAAGGCCGCCGAGCGCAGCGACCTGGTGGTCGAGGTCGGCCCCGGCCGTGTCCTTTCCGGACTGTTCAGCGAGATCGCGCCGGACACCCCGGTGCTCTCGGTGGACACCGACAGCGGCTCGCTCTCCGCGGTGCTCGGCGTGGCCGGTGCGGCCTTCGCGCTCGGCGCGGCGCTGGACACCGCGGCGCTGTTCGCCGGTCGCGCGGTCCGGCCGCTGCCGCTGGACGGCGAGATGTCCTTCCTGGAAAGCCCCTGCGAGGCCGCGCCCTCGATCGACCTGGAACTGCTCCGCAGCCAGCAGAGCGCCGAGGCCAAGGCGACCGCCGCCGCGCAGGCCGCTTCCGCCACCGAGACCGACCCGGCCAGCAGCACCCTCGACCTGCTGCGCAAGCTCGCGGCCGAGCGGGTGGAGCTGCCGCTGGAGACGGTCACCGCGGACACGCACCCGCTGGACGACCTGCACCTGTCCTCGATCACCGTCGGCCAGATCGTCAACGACGTGACCCGCGCGCTCGGCCGCCCGCCGCTGGAGGGCATGCCGAACTTCGCCACCGTCTGCCTCGGCGAGCTGGCCGAGATGATCGACGAGCTGGCCGAGACCGCGCAGCGCTCGGACACCGACGCGCCGAAGGGCGAGGTCCCCGGGGTGGCGCCGTGGGTGCGGCCGTTCGCGGTCCAGTACGTGCGGGCCCCGCGCCCCTTCGCCGACATCGGCTCGGGCGGCAGCACCGCCGACTGGACGGTGTACTCGACGGAGGACCACCCGCTGGCCGAGCCGCTGCGGTCGGCGCTGGCCGCCGCGGGCATCGGTGACGGGGTGCTGCTCTGCCTGCCGCCGGACGCCGACGAAAGCCACGTCGGGCTGTTCCTCGACGCCGGCCGCGCGGTGATGGGCGCGCCGACCGGTACCCGCTTCGTGCTGGTGCAGCAGGGACTCGGCGCCTCCGGCCTGGCCAAGACGCTGCGCCTGGAGGATCCCTCGATCCGCACCACGATCGTCGACCTGCCCGACGCCGCGGCCACCAACCCGCTGGCCGTCGAGGAGGCGATGGGCTTCGTGGTCAGCGAGGTCGCCTCGACCATCGACTTCGCCGAGGCCCGCTACGACGCGGGCGGCAACCGCTGGGTGCCGGTGCTCAAGCCGCTGCCCGCGCCGCCGGAGGACCCCGGCCCGTCGCCGCTGTCCGCCGGGGACGTGCTCCTGGTCACCGGTGGTGGCAAGGGCATCACCGCGGAGAGCGCGCTGGCCATCGCCAAGGAGTCCGGCGCGAAGCTGGCGCTGCTCGGCCGCAGCCTGCCCGAGTCCGACACCGAACTGGCCGAGAACCTGGACCGGATGACCGCGGCGGGCATCGACTTCCGCTACGAGTCGGCCGACGTCACCTCGGCCGAGCAGATCAAGGACGCGGTCGAGAAGATGCAGGCCGAACTCGGTGCGGTCACGGCGATCCTGCACGGCGCCGGGCGCAACGAGCCGAGCGCGTTGTTCAGCCTCACCGAGGACACCTTCCGCAAGACGCTCTCGCCGAAGATCGACGGCCTCCGCGCGGTGCTCGCCGCGGTGGACGAGGACAAGATCAAGCTGCTGGTCACCTTCGGCAGCATCATCGGCCGCGCCGGTCTCCGCGGTGAGGCGCACTACGCCACCGCGAACGACTGGATGACCGAGCTGACCCTGCGCTTCGGCCGGGAACACCCGAACGCCAAGGTGCTCGCGCTGGAGTGGTCGGTCTGGTCCGGGGCCGGCATGGGCGAGAAGCTCGGCGTGGTCGGCGCTCTGATGCGCGACGGCATCACGCCGATCCCCACCGAGAACGGCATCGAGATGCTGCGCCAGGTGCTGGCCGACCCGGACTCGCCGCCGGTGCTGGTGGTCTGCGGGCGGACCGGTGGCCTGGCCACCCTGCCGGTGGAGCGCCAGGAACTGCCGCTGACCCGGTTCGTCGACCGCGCGGTGGTGCACTACCCGGGCGTCGAGCTGATCACCGAGGCCGACCTGTCCGCGGGCAGCGACCCGTACCTGGCCGACCACCTGCTCGACGGCGACCTGCTCTTCCCCGCGGTGATCGGCATGGAGGCGATGACCCAGGTGGCCGCCGCGGTCACCGGGCAGAACGGCCCGCCGGTGCTGGAGAACGTCGAGTTCCTGCGGCCGATCGTGGTCTCGCCGGGCGGCTCGACCACCATCCGGCTGGCCGCGCTGGCTCGCAGCGGCGAGGCGGTCGACGTGGTGATCCGCAGTGAGGACACCGGGTTCAGCGCCGACCACTTCCGGGCCCGCCTGCGCTTCCCGCGGCCGGACCTGGGTGCCCAGCCGGGTGCCTTCGCCGACCTGAACAACCCGCTGCCGCCGGTCCCGGTCGACCCGGTGACCGAGCTCTACGGCACGGTCCTGTTCCAGGGCAAGCGGTTCCAGAAGCTGACCGGTTACCGGCGGGCGAGCGCCCGGCACGCGGTGGCCGAGGTGTCCACCGACAGCGGCCACTCGTGGTTCGCGCCCTTCCTGCCGCAGCAGAAGCTGCTGGCCGACCCGGGCACCCGCGACACGATGATGCACGCGATCCAGTGCTGCGTCCCGGACGCGACGCTGCTGCCGCAGGGCATCGAGCGGCTGTTCCTGGCCGACCCGGCCGACCAGGACGTGGAGTACGTGGTGCTCGACGCCCGCGAGCGGTCGCAGGACGGCGACACCTACGTCTACGACCTCGACATCCGCGAGCCGGGTGGCGATCTGGTGGAGCGGTGGGAAGGGCTGTCGCTGCGGGCGGTCCGCAAGCGCGACGGGGCGGGCCCGTGGACGCCGTCGATGCTGGGTTCCTACCTCGAGCGGGCGTGTGAGCGCGTGCTCGGCGGCACCCGCGCGGTGGTGGTGGAGCCCGATCCCCTCGGCGTGGACGTCGGTGCCACCCCGGAGCGGCGGGCGCAGACCAGGCTGGCGCTGTCCAGGGCGATCGGCCGTCCCGCCGAGGTGCAGTACCGCCCGGACGGCAAGCCGGAGACCGACGGCTTCGAGATCTCCGCTTCGCACAGCTCGCGGCTGACCCTCGCGGTGGCCGGGTTCGGGCAGCTCACCTGCGACGTGGAAACCGTAGTCGAGCGCACCGACGACGACTGGGCCGGCCTGCTCGGCAGTGAACTGCTGGCGGTCCGCGACCTCCTCGCCGCCGAAACCGGCGAGTCCGTGGCGGCGGCGAGCACCCGGGTGTGGAGCGCGCTGGAGTGCATCCGCAAGACCGGCGAGATGACCCAGGCGCTGACCGTGCAGCAGGTGCACCCCGACGGGTGGGCGCTGCTGTCCAGCGGCGAGGCCCGCATCGCGACCTGGGCCACCACGATCGAAGACCGGCCGGACCCCGTGGTCTTCGCGGTACTCGAGGGAGAGGAAAGCTGA